From the Desulfohalovibrio reitneri genome, one window contains:
- the ftsZ gene encoding cell division protein FtsZ, protein MDMELLSDGNAQIKVFGVGGGGGNAVNNMIESQLKGVTFITANTDTQAMNRSKAEFKVQLGDQLTKGLGAGANPDVGRNAAQESIETIRETIGECDMVFVTAGMGGGTGTGAAPVIAEVAKEMGALTVGVVTKPFFFEGKRRLQAAEEGIEELSKHVDSLITIPNDRLLSLASKKASFLEMLKKADEVLYYAVKGISDLIMVHGLINLDFADVKAVMGQSGLALMGTGISRGEGRAKEAAIKAITSPLLEDVSIDGARGVLINITCGPDMTIDEVSEAANTISEAAHEDAQIFFGTVFDQEAGEEMRITVIATGIENEAEGEQDNPATGKLASIKGGRGEAAGQSQPARERPRGATGAFSQEDLSIPTYLRWQKQQGGEEPQGQPKQHKRAANGPAPGEEEFIFDEEEFEIPSFIRKQAD, encoded by the coding sequence ATGGACATGGAACTGTTGAGCGACGGCAACGCGCAGATTAAGGTTTTCGGCGTCGGAGGCGGCGGCGGGAACGCGGTCAACAACATGATCGAATCCCAGCTCAAGGGCGTGACCTTCATCACGGCCAACACCGATACCCAGGCCATGAACCGCTCCAAGGCGGAGTTTAAGGTGCAACTGGGCGACCAGTTGACCAAGGGCCTGGGCGCGGGGGCCAACCCCGACGTGGGCCGCAACGCGGCCCAGGAGTCCATCGAGACCATCCGCGAGACCATCGGCGAATGCGACATGGTCTTCGTCACCGCGGGCATGGGCGGCGGCACCGGCACGGGCGCGGCCCCTGTCATCGCCGAGGTGGCCAAGGAAATGGGCGCGCTCACCGTGGGCGTCGTCACCAAACCCTTCTTCTTCGAGGGCAAGCGCAGGCTGCAAGCCGCGGAGGAGGGCATCGAGGAGCTTTCCAAGCACGTCGACTCCCTCATCACCATCCCCAACGACCGTCTGCTCTCCCTGGCTTCCAAGAAGGCCAGCTTTCTGGAGATGCTGAAAAAGGCCGACGAGGTGCTGTACTACGCGGTCAAGGGCATCTCCGACCTGATCATGGTCCACGGCCTCATCAACCTCGACTTCGCCGACGTCAAGGCGGTCATGGGGCAGTCGGGCCTGGCGCTCATGGGCACCGGCATCTCGCGCGGCGAGGGCCGGGCCAAGGAAGCGGCCATCAAGGCCATCACCTCCCCGCTGCTGGAGGACGTCTCCATCGACGGCGCGCGCGGGGTGCTCATCAACATCACCTGCGGCCCGGACATGACCATCGACGAAGTCTCCGAGGCGGCCAACACCATCTCCGAGGCCGCCCACGAGGACGCCCAGATCTTCTTTGGCACCGTCTTCGACCAGGAGGCGGGCGAGGAAATGCGCATCACGGTCATCGCCACCGGCATCGAGAATGAGGCCGAGGGCGAGCAGGACAACCCGGCCACGGGCAAGCTGGCCTCCATCAAGGGGGGCCGGGGCGAGGCAGCCGGGCAGAGCCAGCCCGCGCGGGAACGCCCCCGCGGGGCCACCGGCGCCTTCTCCCAGGAAGACCTCTCCATCCCCACCTACCTGCGCTGGCAGAAGCAGCAGGGCGGCGAAGAGCCCCAGGGCCAGCCCAAGCAGCACAAGCGGGCGGCCAACGGGCCCGCGCCCGGGGAAGAGGAGTTCATCTTCGACGAGGAGGAGTTCGAAATCCCGAGCTTCATCCGCAAGCAGGCGGATTAA
- a CDS encoding radical SAM protein, producing the protein MSRPYYGYSQPDLPEPGGRLPVALVFPGPSSLAYSTLGWQTVYSLLAERGGFRIERFFEDGGGEPRSADTGAPLDSFPLIAFSVNFEEEYRVVASMLSRAGIPLRSRERGGWPLVLAGGPVAFINPLPISPAVDCFWVGEAEAGLPDLLPDLAGVWLEGGDKKGFLDRVKDRDGVWVPGASKTPVRRAVLPERELSRPAASCFLSSKAEFRDMLLLEINRGCPYACRFCAAGAVYRPPRRASTEKLKEVVERADPPKVGLVGTALTDWPDLLPFLRWLKERSTTFSLSSVRADGLTPELMEFLRKTGARTLTLALEAPSKRLRTAAGKRLAEEDFLLAVERAAAMRFNRLKIYLIVGWPGETDADYDELAAFLDQVQAARDRGRGARKSGLDLITLSLSPLVPKPWTPLQWAPMAPEAALSERIKRIKAICKPLRGVRVEAETPFAARLQALLSRGDDRLFELVELAVEKGGWRAAIKAWDGDPADYLRERDVNERLPWYVIDLGVSPEHLKRQWEAYRENKPGTVCPPAGCEACRRCGMEAWVQGAQE; encoded by the coding sequence GTGAGCAGGCCCTACTACGGCTACAGCCAGCCGGACCTGCCCGAGCCGGGCGGCAGGCTGCCCGTGGCCCTGGTTTTCCCCGGGCCATCCTCCCTGGCCTATTCCACCCTGGGCTGGCAGACGGTTTACTCCCTGCTGGCCGAACGGGGCGGGTTCCGCATCGAACGATTCTTCGAGGACGGCGGCGGCGAACCGCGCAGTGCGGATACAGGCGCGCCGCTGGACTCCTTCCCCCTCATCGCCTTCTCGGTCAATTTCGAGGAGGAGTACCGCGTGGTGGCCTCCATGCTTTCCCGCGCCGGCATCCCCCTGCGTTCGCGCGAGAGGGGGGGCTGGCCGCTTGTGCTGGCTGGCGGGCCAGTGGCCTTCATCAACCCTCTGCCCATCTCCCCGGCGGTGGATTGCTTCTGGGTTGGCGAGGCCGAGGCCGGCTTGCCGGACCTGCTGCCCGACTTGGCCGGGGTCTGGCTGGAAGGGGGCGACAAAAAGGGATTTTTGGACAGGGTCAAGGACCGCGACGGGGTCTGGGTTCCCGGAGCGAGCAAGACGCCGGTGCGCCGGGCCGTGCTGCCGGAGCGGGAGCTGTCGCGTCCGGCGGCCTCCTGCTTCCTGTCCTCCAAAGCCGAATTCCGGGATATGCTCCTGCTGGAGATCAATCGGGGGTGCCCTTACGCCTGCCGGTTCTGCGCCGCCGGGGCGGTCTACCGGCCGCCGCGCCGGGCTTCCACGGAAAAGCTCAAGGAAGTGGTGGAGCGGGCCGACCCTCCCAAGGTGGGACTGGTGGGCACGGCCCTGACCGACTGGCCGGACCTGCTGCCCTTCCTGCGCTGGCTCAAGGAGCGCAGCACCACCTTCTCCCTGTCCTCGGTGCGGGCCGACGGCCTGACGCCGGAACTCATGGAATTTCTTCGCAAGACCGGGGCGCGCACCCTGACCCTGGCCCTGGAGGCCCCCAGCAAACGCCTCCGCACCGCCGCGGGCAAGCGGCTGGCGGAGGAGGACTTTCTGCTGGCCGTGGAGCGTGCCGCGGCCATGCGCTTCAATCGCCTGAAAATCTACCTCATCGTGGGCTGGCCCGGGGAAACCGACGCGGACTACGACGAACTGGCCGCCTTCCTGGACCAGGTGCAGGCGGCCCGCGACCGGGGCAGGGGCGCCCGCAAGAGTGGCCTGGACCTGATTACCCTCAGTCTCAGCCCCTTGGTGCCAAAGCCGTGGACCCCGCTGCAATGGGCCCCCATGGCCCCGGAGGCGGCGCTCTCCGAGCGCATCAAGCGGATAAAGGCCATCTGCAAGCCGCTGCGCGGGGTGCGGGTGGAGGCGGAGACTCCCTTCGCGGCAAGACTGCAGGCGCTGCTGTCGCGCGGCGACGATCGCTTGTTCGAACTTGTGGAACTGGCTGTGGAAAAAGGCGGCTGGCGGGCCGCTATCAAAGCCTGGGACGGCGACCCCGCCGACTACCTGCGCGAACGGGACGTGAACGAACGGTTGCCATGGTATGTCATCGATCTGGGGGTCTCTCCCGAGCACTTGAAACGGCAGTGGGAGGCCTACCGGGAAAACAAGCCGGGGACGGTGTGCCCGCCCGCGGGCTGCGAGGCCTGCCGGCGGTGCGGCATGGAGGCCTGGGTGCAAGGGGCACAAGAATGA
- a CDS encoding glycogen/starch/alpha-glucan phosphorylase, translated as MAKNKTTRQGLVLDAFCYKPQAGEPEKLRADMRRHIVSNLGNDPSSPGRHEQYMGLSYAVRDRLIDQWIKTQRSLYDHDAKRVYYLSLEFLPGPFLKNNISNLGLEDDCAGSLDEDWAGIDDLAELEPEPGLGNGGLGRLASCFLDSMATLRIPGYGYGIRYSYGIFRQAIEDGAQKEQADNWLSHGSPWGFERPKYTYSVHFYGQIRPYTDVDGCQRYHWIDTQRMKAMAFDLMVPGYRSGFTTNMRLWAARAARGFDLQFFNSGDYVGALEDKIRSENISMVLYPDDTGEAGKELRLKQQYFFVSATIQDIVRRFRKKNLPWRELPEHVAIQLNETHPAVAIPELMRLLLDGEHMDWEEAWRICVRTFAYTNHTVLPEALETWPVELFERLLPRHMMLIYEINRRFLEEVALRFPGDPERQRRLSLIQEEHGRTIRMAHLAIVGSHRVNGVARLHSDIIKRTIFRDFHELYPERFTNITNGVTPRRFLAQCNPGLAALITRKIGDGWVANLAGLRELEPYAEDAGFREEWMSIRLENKRKLSEYIKKHTGSEVDPESIFDVQAKRIHEYKRQLLNVLHAISLANRLRRAPDAAIPSRTVIFSGKAAPGYHMAKSIIRLINGVAEDIENDPLVRDRLRVVFLANYSVRLAEKIIPATDLSEQISTAGMEASGTGNMKFGLNGALTIGTYDGANIEMLEEVGAENFFLFGLREEEVSARRRGGQSPGPAAPAHSELAGALNRIRDGHFGAPGEFDHIVRALEYEDYFMVLADFEDYLRAQEEVNALYGDPHEWSRRSILNTSRMGRFSSDRAIGEYAEKIWNVSPLP; from the coding sequence ATGGCCAAGAACAAGACGACCCGGCAGGGCCTCGTGCTCGACGCCTTCTGCTACAAGCCCCAGGCGGGCGAACCGGAAAAGCTGCGGGCGGACATGCGGCGCCATATCGTCTCCAACCTGGGCAACGACCCCTCCTCGCCGGGCAGGCACGAGCAGTACATGGGGCTGTCGTACGCCGTGCGAGACCGGCTCATCGACCAGTGGATCAAAACCCAGCGTTCGCTGTACGACCACGACGCCAAACGGGTCTACTACCTTTCCCTGGAGTTTCTGCCGGGGCCGTTTCTGAAGAACAACATCTCCAACCTGGGACTTGAGGACGACTGCGCCGGTTCCCTGGACGAGGATTGGGCCGGGATCGACGATCTGGCCGAACTGGAGCCAGAGCCCGGCCTTGGCAACGGCGGTCTGGGGCGGTTGGCTTCCTGTTTCCTGGACTCCATGGCCACCCTGCGGATACCGGGTTACGGCTACGGGATTCGATATTCCTACGGCATCTTCCGCCAGGCCATCGAGGACGGGGCGCAGAAGGAGCAGGCTGACAACTGGCTCTCCCACGGCAGCCCCTGGGGCTTCGAGCGTCCCAAGTACACGTATTCCGTGCATTTCTACGGCCAGATCCGGCCCTACACGGACGTGGATGGCTGCCAGCGCTACCACTGGATAGACACCCAGCGAATGAAGGCCATGGCCTTCGACCTTATGGTGCCGGGCTACCGAAGCGGGTTCACCACCAACATGCGGCTTTGGGCGGCCAGGGCCGCGCGCGGCTTCGACCTGCAGTTCTTCAACTCCGGCGACTACGTGGGGGCCCTGGAGGACAAGATCCGCTCCGAGAACATCTCCATGGTGCTCTACCCGGACGACACCGGGGAGGCGGGCAAGGAGCTGCGGCTGAAGCAGCAGTACTTCTTCGTCTCGGCCACCATCCAGGACATCGTGCGGCGCTTCCGCAAGAAAAACCTGCCCTGGCGGGAGCTGCCGGAGCACGTGGCCATCCAGCTCAACGAGACGCACCCGGCGGTGGCCATCCCGGAACTGATGCGGCTGCTGCTGGACGGCGAGCACATGGATTGGGAGGAGGCCTGGCGCATCTGCGTTCGAACCTTCGCCTACACAAACCACACTGTACTGCCCGAAGCCCTGGAAACATGGCCTGTGGAGCTGTTCGAGCGGCTTTTGCCCAGGCACATGATGCTCATCTACGAAATCAACCGCCGCTTTCTGGAGGAGGTGGCCCTGCGCTTCCCGGGCGACCCGGAGCGGCAACGCCGCCTGTCCCTCATCCAGGAAGAGCACGGCCGCACTATCCGCATGGCGCACCTGGCCATCGTGGGCTCGCACCGGGTCAACGGCGTGGCCCGGCTGCATTCGGACATCATCAAGCGGACCATCTTCCGCGACTTCCACGAACTGTACCCCGAACGCTTCACCAACATCACCAACGGGGTTACGCCGCGACGCTTCCTGGCCCAGTGCAACCCCGGGCTGGCCGCACTGATAACGCGGAAGATCGGCGACGGCTGGGTGGCGAACCTCGCCGGACTGCGCGAGCTGGAGCCGTACGCCGAGGACGCGGGGTTCCGTGAGGAGTGGATGTCCATCCGCCTGGAGAACAAGCGGAAGCTGTCAGAGTACATCAAGAAGCACACCGGCTCGGAAGTGGACCCCGAGTCAATCTTCGACGTGCAGGCCAAGCGCATCCACGAATACAAGCGCCAGCTTCTCAACGTGCTGCACGCCATTTCCCTGGCCAACCGGTTGCGCCGAGCCCCGGATGCAGCCATCCCGTCTCGCACGGTCATCTTCTCGGGCAAGGCCGCGCCCGGCTATCACATGGCCAAGTCGATCATCCGGCTCATCAACGGCGTAGCCGAGGATATCGAAAACGACCCGCTGGTGCGGGACAGGCTGCGCGTGGTCTTTCTGGCAAACTACTCCGTGCGGCTGGCGGAAAAAATCATCCCGGCCACGGACTTGTCTGAACAGATTTCAACAGCCGGCATGGAGGCCTCGGGCACCGGCAACATGAAGTTCGGCCTCAATGGCGCGCTGACCATCGGCACGTATGACGGGGCCAACATCGAGATGCTGGAGGAAGTGGGCGCTGAGAACTTCTTCCTCTTCGGCCTGCGGGAAGAAGAGGTTTCCGCCCGGCGGCGCGGCGGACAGTCCCCCGGCCCGGCGGCCCCCGCGCATTCCGAGCTGGCCGGGGCCCTGAACCGGATACGCGACGGCCACTTCGGCGCGCCCGGAGAATTCGACCACATCGTACGCGCCCTGGAGTACGAAGACTACTTCATGGTCCTGGCGGACTTTGAGGACTACCTGCGCGCCCAGGAGGAGGTGAACGCCCTGTACGGGGATCCGCACGAATGGTCGCGGCGCTCCATCCTGAACACCTCGCGCATGGGCCGCTTTTCCTCGGACCGGGCCATTGGCGAGTACGCCGAGAAGATATGGAACGTGTCCCCCCTTCCCTGA
- a CDS encoding ABC transporter permease: MIVSIPVGDVFARGIEWMNTTLAPFFSAVSTAVNFVISISEGLLLAPPSYLMIPFLAALAWRVSGRGVGIFTLLGMFLVDGMGMWDDAMRTLALVLASAAFALLVGIPVGIWAARNDRVEQAVRPVLDFMQTMPAFVYLIPAVLFFQLGKVPGAMATVIFAMPPSVRLTNLGIRQVSEEVVEATRAFGGNDRQLLFKVQLPLALTTILAGVNQTIMLALSMVVIAAMIGAGGLGQQVLKGIEQLRIGLGFESGLAVVILAMFLDRVTQGLGRK; the protein is encoded by the coding sequence ATGATCGTCTCCATCCCGGTGGGCGACGTTTTCGCCCGGGGTATCGAGTGGATGAACACCACCCTGGCCCCCTTCTTCAGCGCCGTGTCCACGGCCGTGAACTTCGTCATCAGCATCAGCGAGGGCCTGCTTCTGGCACCGCCCTCCTATCTCATGATCCCCTTCCTGGCCGCCCTGGCCTGGCGGGTGTCCGGACGCGGGGTGGGCATCTTCACCCTGCTGGGCATGTTCCTGGTGGACGGCATGGGCATGTGGGACGACGCCATGCGCACCCTGGCCCTGGTGCTGGCCTCGGCCGCCTTCGCCTTGCTGGTGGGCATACCCGTGGGCATCTGGGCGGCCCGCAACGACAGGGTGGAGCAGGCCGTTCGGCCGGTGCTGGACTTCATGCAGACCATGCCGGCCTTCGTCTATCTCATCCCGGCGGTGCTCTTCTTCCAGCTGGGCAAGGTGCCCGGGGCAATGGCCACGGTCATCTTTGCCATGCCTCCCTCGGTGCGGCTGACCAACCTGGGCATCCGCCAGGTTTCCGAGGAGGTGGTGGAGGCCACCCGCGCCTTCGGCGGCAACGACCGCCAGCTGCTCTTCAAGGTGCAGCTGCCGCTGGCGCTCACCACCATACTCGCCGGGGTCAACCAGACCATCATGCTGGCCCTGTCCATGGTGGTCATCGCGGCCATGATCGGCGCGGGCGGCCTGGGCCAGCAGGTGCTCAAAGGCATCGAGCAGCTCCGCATCGGCCTGGGCTTCGAATCCGGCCTGGCGGTGGTCATCCTGGCCATGTTCCTGGACCGAGTGACCCAGGGCCTGGGGAGGAAGTAG
- a CDS encoding glycine betaine ABC transporter substrate-binding protein, whose product MAKLRGKWEPLVWLLAFAAIAGFGRFMADPGQGTTRERTVRIGYVSWAEGIAMTYLAREILESELGYRVELTMADPAPIFTSLAKSDLDFFPDAWLPLTHSHYMDRYGETLTDLGHNYKGARVGLVVPDYVDVGTIPQLRRESGLFGGRITGIDSGAGIMEATDKAIAEYGLDMSLVSSSGAAMTASLKDAIAAGEPIVVTGWKPHWMFARWKLKFLDDPKNVYGRAENIHTIGRPDVTRDLPEAAAFFRNFFFTDQQIGGLMDTFNRHQDQRAAARAWMEAHRDLVESWLP is encoded by the coding sequence ATGGCCAAGCTTCGCGGCAAATGGGAACCGCTGGTCTGGCTGCTGGCCTTCGCGGCCATCGCGGGATTCGGGCGTTTCATGGCCGACCCCGGCCAGGGAACCACGCGGGAGCGGACCGTGCGCATCGGCTACGTTTCCTGGGCCGAGGGCATCGCCATGACCTACCTGGCCAGGGAAATCCTGGAGAGCGAGCTGGGCTACCGGGTGGAGTTGACCATGGCCGACCCCGCGCCCATCTTTACATCCCTGGCCAAAAGCGACCTGGACTTCTTCCCCGACGCCTGGCTGCCCCTGACCCACAGCCACTACATGGACCGCTACGGCGAAACCCTGACCGACCTGGGGCACAACTACAAAGGGGCGCGCGTGGGGCTGGTAGTGCCGGACTACGTGGACGTGGGGACCATTCCCCAGCTCCGGCGCGAGTCCGGGCTGTTCGGCGGCAGGATCACCGGCATCGACTCAGGGGCGGGCATCATGGAGGCCACGGACAAGGCCATCGCGGAGTACGGCCTGGACATGAGCCTGGTCAGCTCCTCGGGCGCGGCCATGACAGCATCGCTCAAAGACGCCATCGCGGCGGGGGAGCCAATCGTGGTCACAGGGTGGAAGCCCCACTGGATGTTCGCCCGCTGGAAGCTGAAGTTCCTGGACGACCCCAAGAATGTCTACGGGCGGGCCGAGAACATCCACACCATCGGACGCCCGGACGTGACCCGCGACCTGCCCGAGGCGGCCGCCTTCTTTCGCAACTTCTTCTTCACCGACCAGCAGATCGGCGGACTGATGGACACCTTCAACCGCCACCAGGATCAGCGAGCGGCCGCCAGGGCGTGGATGGAGGCGCACCGGGACCTGGTGGAGTCCTGGCTGCCGTAG
- a CDS encoding VOC family protein: protein MMGRTTHFEVMADDPEKVSRFYSGVFGLNFRKNLGDYTLVNEGCANNLSGAVRKRSGRNLTGMPTIRVQNLHSAMDSVIKNGGRVVVPAKALPNLGWMAYCEDPEGNAFSIFAPDNRAF from the coding sequence ATGATGGGACGCACGACGCATTTCGAAGTCATGGCTGACGATCCGGAAAAGGTCAGCCGGTTCTATTCCGGCGTGTTCGGCCTTAATTTCCGCAAGAATCTCGGTGACTACACCCTGGTCAACGAAGGTTGCGCGAACAACCTCAGCGGGGCGGTGCGAAAGCGCAGCGGCCGCAACCTGACGGGCATGCCCACCATCCGTGTGCAGAACTTGCACAGCGCCATGGACAGCGTGATCAAGAACGGCGGCCGGGTGGTCGTTCCCGCCAAGGCCCTCCCCAACCTGGGCTGGATGGCCTATTGCGAGGACCCCGAAGGCAACGCCTTCTCCATTTTCGCGCCGGACAACCGGGCGTTCTAA
- a CDS encoding glycosyltransferase family 4 protein: protein MRIIQVVNVRFFNATAWYGMTLAELLRAKGHEVLVLGLEGTESWEVGASRGLPMLGMNLNTTNPLSLAAMYRGMRALVRDFRPDVINCHRGESFVLWGLLKAQTRGFKLVRTRGDQRPPKNNLPNRLLHHRLADAVVATNSRMARHFVKEMGLPGDHVWTILGGVDKSLFRPDPEARARVRAEFGYGENDFVVGMVGRFDGVKGQPEMIEALARAYHGGRTNLRLLLIGFDTTISSEEVGQWCHEAGVDHLVRITGPRGDVPDCINALDLGVTASRFSETIARAPMEIMACGVPLLATDVGVLPDLVPPEGLLPSEDPHALARLLDKAASDPGYLESVRRGEQATMRQCGLDDFATQTLALYKGLAEESA from the coding sequence ATGCGCATCATCCAAGTCGTCAACGTCCGCTTTTTCAACGCCACCGCCTGGTACGGCATGACCCTGGCCGAACTGCTGCGGGCCAAGGGGCACGAGGTGCTGGTGCTGGGCCTGGAGGGCACGGAGTCGTGGGAGGTTGGCGCGTCTCGCGGGCTGCCCATGCTGGGCATGAACCTGAACACCACCAACCCCCTCTCCCTGGCCGCGATGTACCGCGGCATGCGCGCCCTGGTGCGAGACTTCCGGCCGGACGTGATCAACTGCCACCGGGGGGAGTCGTTCGTCCTGTGGGGGCTGCTCAAGGCGCAGACCCGCGGCTTCAAGCTGGTGCGCACGCGCGGCGACCAGCGCCCGCCCAAGAACAACCTTCCCAACCGGCTGCTGCACCACCGGCTGGCCGACGCGGTGGTGGCCACCAACTCCCGCATGGCCCGTCATTTCGTCAAGGAAATGGGGCTGCCCGGCGACCACGTCTGGACCATCCTGGGGGGGGTGGACAAGTCCCTGTTCCGGCCGGACCCAGAGGCTCGGGCGCGTGTGCGGGCCGAGTTCGGCTACGGCGAGAACGACTTCGTGGTGGGTATGGTGGGCCGCTTCGACGGGGTGAAGGGCCAGCCGGAAATGATCGAGGCCCTGGCCCGGGCCTACCACGGCGGCCGTACCAACCTCCGGCTGCTGCTCATCGGCTTCGACACCACCATTTCCTCGGAGGAAGTGGGGCAATGGTGCCATGAGGCGGGGGTGGACCACCTAGTGCGCATCACCGGGCCGCGCGGCGACGTGCCGGACTGCATCAACGCCCTGGACCTGGGCGTCACGGCCTCGCGCTTCTCCGAGACCATCGCCCGCGCGCCCATGGAAATCATGGCCTGCGGCGTGCCCCTGCTGGCCACGGACGTGGGCGTGCTGCCCGATTTGGTCCCGCCCGAGGGGCTACTGCCTTCCGAAGACCCCCACGCCCTGGCCCGGCTGCTGGACAAGGCCGCCTCGGACCCGGGCTACCTGGAGTCGGTGCGGCGCGGCGAGCAAGCCACCATGCGCCAGTGCGGCCTGGACGACTTCGCCACGCAAACCCTGGCCCTGTACAAGGGCTTGGCAGAGGAGTCCGCATGA
- a CDS encoding FmdB family zinc ribbon protein: MPLYEYACRACGHEFEDVRSMSDTTCPPCPQCGKESEKLLSAVALKGGATPFDGMDRVKAMHPASRPAGLNTGPGGGCKPGG; the protein is encoded by the coding sequence ATGCCGCTGTATGAATACGCCTGCCGCGCCTGCGGCCACGAGTTCGAGGACGTCCGCTCCATGAGCGACACCACCTGCCCGCCCTGTCCCCAGTGCGGCAAGGAATCGGAAAAGCTGCTTTCCGCCGTCGCCCTCAAGGGCGGAGCCACCCCCTTCGACGGCATGGACCGGGTCAAGGCCATGCATCCGGCCTCCCGCCCAGCTGGCCTGAACACCGGACCCGGCGGGGGCTGCAAGCCCGGTGGCTGA
- a CDS encoding glycosyltransferase family 2 protein produces the protein MIAEATGLVLTFNGADHLARTLESLSFCSRLMVVDSGSTDGTLEIANNAGANVLHRDWEGTIPQFRFAFERIETPWVVTLDQDEWFSEPLRDELVRRLAEPSDAGGFWMRRSSYFFDRYMRHGGWYPDWLLRAFRLDSMELRGVLPHEEFHPIGRTERIETSGADIIHHPYRDLSEHLGKLASYTRTSAEQLHARGASGGVTKATARAAGRFVKKYLLKKGFLDGRAGFALAVYDMVNVFHKYMLVEEMRLREKGGPDRG, from the coding sequence ATGATCGCCGAGGCCACCGGCCTGGTGCTGACCTTCAACGGCGCGGACCACCTGGCCCGCACCCTGGAGAGCCTTTCCTTCTGCAGCCGCCTGATGGTGGTGGACTCCGGCTCCACCGACGGCACGTTGGAGATAGCGAATAACGCCGGGGCCAACGTGCTGCACCGCGACTGGGAGGGCACCATCCCCCAGTTCCGCTTCGCCTTCGAGCGCATCGAGACACCCTGGGTGGTGACCCTGGACCAGGACGAGTGGTTTTCCGAGCCGCTGCGCGACGAGCTGGTTCGCCGCCTGGCCGAACCCAGCGACGCGGGCGGCTTCTGGATGCGCCGCTCCTCGTATTTTTTCGACCGCTACATGCGGCATGGAGGCTGGTACCCGGACTGGCTGCTGCGCGCCTTCCGGCTGGACTCCATGGAGCTGCGCGGGGTGCTGCCCCACGAGGAGTTCCATCCCATCGGCCGCACGGAGCGCATCGAGACCTCGGGCGCTGACATCATCCACCACCCCTACCGCGACCTCTCCGAGCACCTGGGCAAGCTGGCCTCTTACACGCGCACCTCGGCGGAGCAGCTGCACGCCAGGGGAGCCAGCGGCGGCGTGACCAAGGCCACGGCCAGGGCGGCCGGACGCTTCGTGAAGAAGTACCTGCTGAAGAAAGGCTTTCTGGACGGCCGGGCCGGATTCGCCCTGGCGGTCTACGACATGGTCAACGTCTTCCACAAATACATGCTGGTGGAGGAAATGCGGCTGCGGGAGAAAGGCGGTCCGGACAGGGGCTGA